Within Caproicibacterium argilliputei, the genomic segment GCATACTCACTGCTGACCTCCATAATGCCTTTTACCTCCGCGTCGTTTGACATCTGCTTTCTTTATAAAAAGCGGAGCGCCCCGTTTAAGAGAACGCCCCGCTTTTCAGGAAACCCGGATTGAGGAGTTTCCCGGCAGTTCTTTACTTCAGGGAAGCGGTGTACTTTGTGAACTCGTCTTTGGTGGCCGGCGGTGTAATCTTGCCGCTCTTAATGTCCTGCTCCACCTTCAGCGCCGCCTGGTACGTGTCGTCTCCCATCAAGTCATGCTTTTCCGGAATGCCGACTGCATCTTCTGTCAAGCCATAGGTGTAGGTTTTGCCACCGATTTTTTCGCCGCTCATGGCTTTCTTGGAAACATCCTCAACCGCCGCGTGCACCAGCTTCAGTGCAGAGGTCAGAACGTTTTTCGGCGCAAGGTATGCCTGGTCGCGGTCAACGCCGATGGCGTACTTACCTGCGTCCTTGGCTGCCGCGATGACACCGACGCCGACACCGCCCGCCGCGTGGAAGACAATGTCACATCCGCTGGAGAACATACTGTTTGCAATCGCCTTGCCCTTGGAGGAGTCCGAGAAGCTTTCCGCGTACTGTGCGTCCACGGTAATCTTCTTGTTCAGCTCTTTAGCAGCATAAGCGACACCGGCCTTGTAGCCATACTCAAACTGGTCGATGATGTTGCTGGTAATGCCGCCGACAAAGCCAACTTTGTTGGTTTTTGTGGTTTTGCCCGCAATATAGCCGACAACAAAGGACGGCTCCTGTGCGCGGAACATCACGCCTGCCACATTGCTGGGCATGGTTTTGGCGTCATAGGCATTGTCCACAATAGCGTAATTGATGTCGGGATTCTGCTTGGCGGCGTTGCCGATGGATTCCGCCATGGCGAAGCCAATGCCCCAGATGAGCTTGGCATCGTCATCAGCGGCTTTGTCAAGGTTGGTTGCGTAGTCGGATTCCTGCTTAGACTCAATGTAGTTGACGTCCGCGCCGGTCGCCTTCTGCAGGTTCTGCAGGCCTTCCCAGGAAGACTGGTTGAAAGACTGGTCGTTCACACCGCCGGTGTCGGTGACCATGCGGATTTTGTAACCTTTTCCGTCAACAGATGTGGTGTTGCTGGCAGTGCCGGCCGCGTCGGCCTGTGACGAAGCGGTGCTGTCCGCAGCGGCGCTGCCGGAGCCTGCCGCTGTGCTGGAAGTGGTTCCGGCCCCGCCGCAGGCACCCATTGTAACCGCCATGGTGCCGGCCAGAACAGCTGCCAGTAGTTTTTTCATCTTTTTCATTTGCTGCTTTCCTCCTGTTAGTAGAAGTAAATATTGAAATCCGCATCCCGCCGGCTGCCCGTACAGGCGCGGAAATCCGTCTTAGTGCCAGCCTCTCTTTTTT encodes:
- a CDS encoding BMP family lipoprotein; translation: MKKLLAAVLAGTMAVTMGACGGAGTTSSTAAGSGSAAADSTASSQADAAGTASNTTSVDGKGYKIRMVTDTGGVNDQSFNQSSWEGLQNLQKATGADVNYIESKQESDYATNLDKAADDDAKLIWGIGFAMAESIGNAAKQNPDINYAIVDNAYDAKTMPSNVAGVMFRAQEPSFVVGYIAGKTTKTNKVGFVGGITSNIIDQFEYGYKAGVAYAAKELNKKITVDAQYAESFSDSSKGKAIANSMFSSGCDIVFHAAGGVGVGVIAAAKDAGKYAIGVDRDQAYLAPKNVLTSALKLVHAAVEDVSKKAMSGEKIGGKTYTYGLTEDAVGIPEKHDLMGDDTYQAALKVEQDIKSGKITPPATKDEFTKYTASLK